In Photobacterium angustum, the following proteins share a genomic window:
- the rarD gene encoding EamA family transporter RarD, with product MEDNNNLAKRGIILAISAYTMWGIAPLYFKSIASVPPLEILSHRVIWSFFFLALIIAFSRQWVRVKAVFTQPKTLLLLTISALLVGCNWLIFIWAVNNNHLLDASLGYYINPLLNVLLGMLLLGERLRRLQWGAVLIAAVGVIAELIQFGSLPWIAFALATSFGFYGLLRKKINIDAQTGLFIETFVLLPLAAIYLFFISSSPTANLTDNSFDLNLLLVAAGIVTTLPLLCFTGAATKLKLSTLGFLQYIGPSLMFILATLIYKEPFKLEHGITFGCIWLALLLFSIDGIRTHQQSSNNKN from the coding sequence ATGGAAGATAACAACAATCTCGCTAAACGTGGGATCATTCTCGCTATTTCTGCCTATACCATGTGGGGAATTGCGCCGCTCTACTTCAAATCCATTGCCAGCGTTCCTCCGCTCGAAATATTGAGTCATCGCGTGATTTGGTCGTTTTTCTTCCTTGCACTCATTATTGCATTCAGCCGCCAGTGGGTGCGTGTCAAAGCCGTTTTCACTCAACCAAAAACACTTTTACTACTTACTATCTCTGCGCTACTTGTCGGTTGTAATTGGCTTATTTTCATCTGGGCAGTCAATAACAATCACCTTTTGGATGCCAGTTTAGGCTACTACATTAACCCTTTGTTAAATGTGCTATTAGGCATGCTGTTACTGGGTGAGAGACTACGTCGTTTACAGTGGGGGGCGGTTTTAATCGCTGCGGTCGGTGTTATTGCCGAGCTCATTCAATTTGGGTCATTACCTTGGATTGCCTTTGCACTTGCGACCAGCTTTGGGTTTTATGGCCTATTACGAAAAAAAATCAATATTGATGCTCAAACTGGCTTATTTATTGAAACTTTTGTGTTGTTACCGTTAGCCGCTATTTATCTATTTTTTATCAGTAGCAGCCCTACGGCTAACCTGACGGATAATTCCTTCGATCTCAATTTACTGTTAGTCGCTGCAGGTATTGTCACGACCTTGCCTTTACTGTGTTTTACGGGTGCCGCAACGAAATTAAAGCTGTCTACCTTAGGTTTTCTTCAATATATCGGTCCTAGTTTGATGTTCATATTAGCGACTCTTATTTATAAAGAGCCGTTTAAATTAGAACATGGCATTACCTTTGGCTGTATTTGGTTAGCGCTGTTGTTATTTAGTATTGATGGGATCCGAACTCATCAGCAATCATCGAATAATAAAAATTAG
- the ggt gene encoding gamma-glutamyltransferase, translating to MPRFTSATAFLLSVCCFSFPALANEVQQASDHIEPEPSINQQSQQLVSGTEWMIATANTYASQAGADILRQGGSAVDAMITAQLILGLVEPQSSGIGGGGFLVYWDNDNNQMTTFDGRETAPFAVTPRLFQDNQGQPLKFYDAVVGGRSVGTPGTIKLLWRSHQQYGKLPWKTLFLPAIKLAKEGFIVSPRLAAMVQNDAENLRRYPTTKAYFFDSQGKPLQAGSKLVNNAYSNTLRQVADYGPKAFYQGDIARDIVNTVQSAEGNPGVLNTMDLASYSVKQREPICAPYRQYQICGMGPPSSGALTLGQILAMLNHYPLDKLGADNVKSWQLIGDASRLAFADRGRYMADSDYVPMPVRGLLDPNYLAERAKLLDGQKALTHVKPGTPPWNHANNRASDEAIELPSTSHLSIVDKEGNVVSLTSTIENSFGSRLMVRGFLLNNELTDFSFRSQIDGIPVANRIEPGKRPRSSMTPTIVMKNNQPVLTIGSPGGSQIIGYLAKTLVAYIDWGMDLQQAINLPNMNNRFGTFELEKNTPAAEWAPKLEKLGYKIQIKDLNSGIQAISIAPNQLIGAADPRREGKVISQ from the coding sequence ATGCCAAGGTTTACCTCCGCTACAGCCTTTTTATTGAGTGTTTGTTGTTTTTCATTTCCAGCACTAGCCAATGAAGTTCAACAAGCCTCTGATCATATTGAACCTGAGCCGAGTATTAACCAACAATCACAACAGTTGGTTTCAGGTACAGAGTGGATGATCGCCACAGCCAATACCTATGCCAGTCAAGCAGGAGCTGATATTTTACGTCAGGGTGGCAGTGCTGTTGATGCAATGATCACCGCGCAGCTAATATTAGGCTTAGTTGAGCCACAATCATCAGGGATCGGTGGTGGCGGATTTTTGGTGTATTGGGATAATGACAATAACCAAATGACGACATTTGATGGTCGAGAAACGGCTCCTTTTGCTGTGACTCCCCGTTTGTTTCAAGATAATCAAGGTCAGCCGCTAAAATTCTATGATGCCGTTGTCGGTGGACGATCTGTAGGTACACCGGGGACGATTAAACTGCTTTGGCGCAGTCATCAGCAATACGGAAAATTGCCGTGGAAAACGCTGTTTCTTCCTGCGATCAAATTAGCCAAAGAAGGGTTCATCGTCAGCCCACGGCTCGCTGCAATGGTTCAAAACGATGCAGAAAATCTTCGTCGCTACCCTACGACTAAAGCCTACTTTTTTGACTCACAAGGCAAACCACTTCAAGCAGGAAGTAAGTTAGTTAATAACGCTTATTCAAACACCTTACGTCAAGTTGCTGATTATGGCCCCAAAGCCTTTTATCAAGGTGATATTGCGCGAGATATTGTTAATACCGTACAGAGCGCAGAAGGTAATCCTGGGGTATTAAACACGATGGATCTCGCAAGCTACAGCGTTAAACAACGTGAGCCTATTTGTGCCCCCTACCGTCAATATCAAATTTGTGGAATGGGACCACCCAGCTCTGGCGCATTAACCTTGGGGCAAATATTAGCCATGCTCAATCATTATCCCTTGGATAAGCTCGGTGCCGATAACGTCAAAAGTTGGCAGTTAATTGGTGATGCCTCACGGTTAGCTTTTGCTGATCGCGGTCGCTATATGGCAGACAGTGATTATGTGCCAATGCCTGTCCGTGGCTTACTCGATCCGAACTACCTTGCCGAGCGTGCTAAATTACTCGATGGACAAAAAGCATTAACCCACGTAAAACCGGGGACACCACCTTGGAATCATGCCAATAACCGCGCCAGTGATGAAGCTATCGAACTGCCTTCCACCAGCCATTTATCCATTGTAGATAAAGAAGGTAATGTGGTCTCACTCACCTCGACGATTGAAAACAGTTTTGGTTCACGGTTAATGGTCAGGGGATTTTTACTCAATAATGAATTAACGGACTTTTCATTCCGTAGCCAAATTGATGGTATTCCTGTTGCTAACCGAATAGAGCCAGGTAAACGACCTCGCTCATCAATGACACCCACGATTGTGATGAAAAACAACCAGCCAGTGCTAACCATCGGCTCACCCGGAGGAAGTCAGATCATTGGTTATCTCGCAAAAACCTTAGTCGCGTATATTGATTGGGGGATGGATTTACAACAAGCGATCAACTTACCGAATATGAATAATCGCTTCGGTACCTTTGAACTTGAAAAAAACACGCCCGCGGCAGAGTGGGCGCCAAAGCTTGAGAAGCTGGGCTATAAAATCCAAATCAAAGATCTGAATTCAGGTATTCAAGCGATAAGTATTGCGCCAAATCAGCTTATTGGGGCAGCCGATCCTCGTCGAGAAGGTAAAGTGATCAGCCAATAA
- the uvrD gene encoding DNA helicase II produces the protein MDVSLLLDGLNDKQREAVAAPLGNHLVLAGAGSGKTRVLVHRIAWLLSVEQASPYSIMSVTFTNKAAAEMRGRINELMHGSSAGMWNGTFHGLCHRMLRAHYLDARLPEDFNILDSDDQMRLLRRLIKAQNLDEKHWPARQAAWYINAKKDEGLRPKHVETYSDPVEQTWLRIYTAYQEACDRAGMVDFAELLLRSYELLRDNKHIREHYQARFKHILVDEFQDTNSIQFAWLRLMAGPDCHVMIVGDDDQSIYGWRGAKIENIQRFLNEFKDASSIFLEQNYRSTGNILNAANELIANNNERMGKKLWTDGGEGEPISLYSAFNELDEARFAVGKIKEWRDQGGSLNETAFLYRSNAQSRVLEEALIQAGLPYRIYGGMRFFERQEIKDALSYMRLISNRNDDASFERVVNTPTRGLGDRTLETIRLAARDRGLTMWQSSIALLEEQVLAGRAANSLRRFIELINALEDDTADLPMYQQTDEVIRNSGLRAMYEQEKGEKAQARIENLEELVTATRQFEIPEEAESMTPLAAFLAHAALEAGDGQADDFEDAVQLMTMHSAKGLEFPVVFMVGVEEGMFPSSRTTEEVGRLEEERRLCYVGMTRAMQKLYITYAEMRRLYGKDNFHKPSRFIREIPDQFVEEVRMKAQVSRPASSGRFSQTQVNNNFNETGFNLGQRVEHPKFGEGTIINFEGSGAQSRVQVAFNGEGIKWLVTQYAKLTPM, from the coding sequence ATGGACGTTTCACTCCTATTAGACGGGCTCAATGATAAACAAAGAGAAGCGGTGGCAGCGCCGTTGGGTAACCACCTCGTACTGGCTGGCGCCGGTAGTGGTAAGACACGAGTGCTGGTTCATCGCATTGCTTGGTTGTTATCGGTAGAGCAAGCATCACCGTATTCGATCATGTCGGTGACCTTTACCAACAAAGCGGCCGCAGAAATGCGTGGGCGTATTAATGAGTTAATGCACGGCTCAAGTGCGGGGATGTGGAACGGTACTTTCCACGGACTATGTCACCGCATGCTACGTGCTCATTACCTTGATGCGCGTTTGCCGGAAGATTTTAATATTTTAGATTCTGATGATCAGATGCGTTTATTGCGTCGCTTGATCAAAGCGCAGAATCTAGATGAAAAGCATTGGCCCGCTCGTCAGGCTGCTTGGTATATCAATGCCAAGAAAGATGAAGGCTTACGTCCTAAACACGTTGAAACCTATAGCGATCCTGTAGAACAAACTTGGCTGCGTATTTACACTGCCTACCAAGAAGCGTGCGATCGTGCGGGAATGGTCGATTTTGCGGAGTTATTGCTGCGTTCTTACGAGTTATTGCGTGATAACAAGCATATTCGTGAACATTACCAAGCACGCTTTAAGCACATTTTGGTCGACGAGTTTCAAGATACCAACAGTATTCAGTTTGCGTGGTTACGCTTAATGGCAGGGCCTGATTGCCATGTGATGATCGTGGGTGATGACGACCAGTCTATTTATGGCTGGCGTGGGGCAAAAATCGAAAATATTCAGCGTTTCTTAAATGAATTTAAAGATGCATCGTCGATTTTCCTTGAGCAAAATTACCGTTCGACCGGCAATATTCTAAATGCAGCCAATGAGTTGATTGCCAATAACAACGAACGTATGGGCAAGAAACTTTGGACTGACGGCGGTGAAGGAGAGCCGATTTCGCTTTATTCTGCGTTTAACGAGCTCGATGAAGCACGTTTTGCGGTGGGTAAAATCAAAGAATGGCGCGATCAAGGTGGCAGCCTCAACGAAACGGCTTTCTTGTACCGTAGTAACGCCCAATCACGCGTATTAGAAGAAGCATTAATTCAAGCTGGGTTGCCGTACCGAATTTACGGCGGTATGCGATTCTTCGAGCGCCAAGAGATAAAAGATGCGTTGTCTTACATGCGCTTAATCTCCAATCGTAATGATGATGCCTCGTTTGAGCGTGTGGTAAATACCCCGACGCGCGGTTTGGGCGATCGCACGTTAGAGACGATTCGTTTAGCTGCTCGCGATCGTGGTTTAACCATGTGGCAATCGAGTATTGCCTTGCTTGAAGAGCAAGTTTTAGCAGGCCGTGCGGCGAATTCATTACGCCGTTTTATCGAGCTGATTAATGCTCTTGAAGATGATACCGCCGACTTGCCAATGTATCAGCAGACCGATGAAGTCATTCGAAATTCTGGTTTACGTGCAATGTACGAGCAAGAAAAAGGCGAAAAAGCCCAAGCCCGTATTGAAAACTTAGAAGAATTGGTCACAGCGACTCGCCAGTTTGAGATCCCAGAAGAAGCAGAAAGCATGACGCCACTTGCGGCCTTCTTAGCCCATGCGGCATTAGAAGCGGGTGATGGTCAGGCGGATGACTTTGAAGATGCGGTGCAGCTGATGACGATGCACAGTGCTAAAGGTCTAGAATTCCCGGTAGTATTTATGGTGGGTGTAGAAGAGGGGATGTTCCCTAGCTCACGTACCACAGAGGAAGTGGGACGTTTAGAAGAAGAGCGTCGTTTGTGTTACGTGGGGATGACCCGTGCAATGCAAAAACTGTATATCACGTATGCTGAAATGCGTCGTTTATACGGTAAAGATAACTTCCACAAACCTTCACGCTTTATCCGCGAAATTCCCGACCAGTTCGTCGAAGAAGTCCGCATGAAAGCGCAAGTGTCACGTCCAGCAAGCAGTGGTCGTTTTAGCCAAACACAGGTGAATAACAACTTTAATGAGACAGGTTTTAACCTAGGTCAGCGTGTTGAACATCCAAAATTTGGTGAAGGCACCATCATTAACTTTGAAGGCAGTGGCGCACAAAGTCGTGTGCAAGTAGCGTTTAATGGTGAAGGTATTAAGTGGTTGGTGACTCAGTACGCCAAGCTTACACCAATGTAA
- a CDS encoding BufA1 family periplasmic bufferin-type metallophore, with the protein MNNVNKLALASAMTGLIALAGTVVSTSAVAGEAKEKCYGVAKAGKNDCATKTTSCAGSAKEDGQKDAFIAMPKGLCDRLHGGSTESA; encoded by the coding sequence ATGAACAACGTAAACAAACTTGCACTCGCATCAGCCATGACAGGTCTTATCGCATTAGCAGGTACAGTAGTCTCAACTTCTGCCGTTGCTGGCGAAGCAAAAGAAAAATGTTATGGGGTGGCGAAAGCAGGAAAAAATGACTGCGCAACGAAAACAACATCATGTGCAGGCTCAGCCAAAGAAGATGGTCAAAAAGATGCCTTCATTGCGATGCCTAAAGGGCTTTGCGATCGCCTTCATGGTGGTTCAACAGAGTCTGCATAA